The following proteins are encoded in a genomic region of Nicotiana sylvestris chromosome 4, ASM39365v2, whole genome shotgun sequence:
- the LOC104226071 gene encoding AP2-like ethylene-responsive transcription factor ANT, with translation MKMKSMNDDNNNCSSHRSSNNNNNNSNSHNDASSNWLGFSLSPHMKMEVTSSEPQHQHHQFNNQSSALAQSFYLSSSPMNVTSNTSALCYGVGENNPFGHSSLSVMPLKSDGSLCIMEALSRSHADAMVQSSSSPKLEDFLGGASQYGNHEREAMALSLDSLYYHQNEGYYSPMHCHGMYQESLLDETKPTQISHCDAQMTAVSGNELKSWGHYAIDQHINETCSSMVGAGGGGGTSGSGGGTSGSGGGTVGGNDLQSLSLSMNPGSQSSCVTPRQISPNELECVAIETKKRASGKVVQKQPVHRKSIDTFGQRTSQYRGVTRHRWTGRYEAHLWDNSCKKEGQTRKGRQVYLGGYDMEEKAARAYDLAALKYWGPSTHINFPLENYQKELEDMKNMTRQEYVAHLRRKSSGFSRGASMYRGVTRHHQHGRWQARIGRVAGNKDLYLGTFSTQEEAAEAYDVAAIKFRGVNAVTNFDISRYDVEKIMASNTLPAGELARRNKEREPIEYNLSDHKNEEACVQNDNNNNNNGNNVTDWKMVSYQSSNPSLGNYRNPTFSMALQDLIGIDLMNSSNHPILDDQQNKIGNHFSNASSLVTSLGSSREASPDKSAASLVFAKPTNVNACIPSAQLRPIPVSISHLPVFAALNDA, from the exons ATGAAGATGAAGTCTATGAATGATGATAACAACAATTGCAGCAGCCACAGAAGtagcaataataataataataatagtaatagtcATAATGATGCTAGTAGTAACTGGTTAGGATTTTCTCTCTCACCCCACATGAAAATGGAGGTTACTTCTTCTGAACCTCAACACCAACATCATCAGTTCAATAATCAGAGCTCTGCTCTTGCTCAAAGTTTCTATCTTtcatcttctcctatgaatgtgACTTCAAATACCTCTGCTCTATGTTATGGTGTTGGAGAGAATAATCCCTTTGGCCATTCTTCTTTATCTGTTATGCCTCTCAAATCTGATGGCTCTCTTTGCATTATGGAAGCTCTCTCAAGATCTCATGCAGATG CTATGGTGCAAAGTTCTTCTTCACCTAAGCTTGAGGACTTTTTAGGTGGTGCAAGTCAATATGGAAATCATGAAAGGGAAGCTATGGCTCTAAGCTTAGACAGCTTATATTATCACCAAAATGAAGGCTATTATTCTCCCATGCATTGTCATGGCATGTATCAAGAATCATTATTAGATGAAACAAAACCAACTCAAATTTCACATTGTGATGCCCAAATGACTGCAGTGTCTGGAAATGAACTGAAAAGTTGGGGGCATTATGCTATTGACCAACATATAAATGAAACTTGTAGTAGTATGGTTGGTGCAGGTGGTGGTGGAGGTACTTCTGGTTCTGGTGGTGGTACTTCTGGTTCTGGTGGTGGTACAGTTGGTGGTAATGATTTACAGTCTTTGAGCTTGTCTATGAATCCTGGTTCTCAGTCTAGCTGTGTTACTCCAAGACAAATTTCTCCTAATGAGCTGGAATGTGTTGCCATTGAAACAAAGAAAAGGGCTTCTGGAAAAGTTGTTCAAAAACAACCTGTTCATAGGAAATCTATTGATACATTTGGTCAGAGAACTTCTCAGTATAGAGGTGTCACTAG GCATAGGTGGACAGGTAGGTATGAGGCGCATTTGTGGGATAATAGTTGCAAGAAGGAAGGGCAGACTAGAAAAGGAAGGCAAG TTTATCTTG GGGGCTATGATATGGAAGAGAAAGCTGCAAGAGCATATGATTTAGCTGCACTAAAGTATTGGGGACCTTCAACTCACATTAACTTTCCG TTAGAGAACTACCAGAAAGAGCTTGAGGATATGAAGAATATGACCCGGCAAGAATATGTTGCACACTTAAGAAG GAAAAGTAGTGGATTCTCAAGAGGTGCTTCAATGTATAGAGGAGTGACAAG GCACCATCAGCATGGAAGATGGCAGGCAAGAATTGGAAGAGTTGCAGGGAACAAAGATCTCTATCTTGGGACTTTCA GCACACAAGAAGAAGCTGCAGAAGCATATGATGTTGCTGCAATCAAATTCAGAGGTGTAAATGCTGTCACAAACTTTGACATATCGCGATACGACGTGGAGAAAATCATGGCTAGTAATACACTTCCTGCTGGAGAATTAGCTAGGAGAAACAAAGAAAGAGAGCCAATTGAATACAATCTCAGTGATCACAAGAATGAAGAAGCATGTGTTCaaaatgacaacaacaacaacaacaatgggaATAATGTCACAGATTGGAAAATGGTGTCATATCAATCCTCAAATCCTTCTCTTGGAAATTATAGAAACCCAACTTTTTCCATGGCATTACAAGATCTaatcggtattgatttgatgaaTTCAAGCAACCATCCAATTCTTGATGATCAACAAAACAAGATTGGTAACCATTtttcaaatgcttcatctttggtTACCAGCCTTGGCAGTTCAAGAGAAGCAAGTCCTGATAAAAGTGCAGCCTCTTTAGTCTTTGCAAAGCCAACAAATGTCAATGCATGTATTCCCTCTGCTCAACTGAGGCCAATTCCAGTTTCCATTTCTCACCTACCAGTCTTTGCTGCTTTGAATGATGCATGA